A genomic region of Bacillota bacterium contains the following coding sequences:
- a CDS encoding GTP-sensing pleiotropic transcriptional regulator CodY (CodY; DNA-binding protein that represses the expression of many genes that are induced as cells make the transition from rapid exponential growth to stationary phase (By similarity). It is a GTP-binding protein that senses the intracellular GTP concentration as an indicator of nutritional limitations. At low GTP concentration it no longer binds GTP and stop to act as a transcriptional repressor): MLLERLQLLTAIFRSGGMDASMPAVVEALRDVLGDAAVYLASRRGRVLARALPPGTAVQAFDAQWPEAGQLPDHVAAGVLKVNALCTGPEARLVTGTDHSAILPVTGAGRRVGTLLLIREAVPFSGDELALAEVAAMGAGLVISAALSEEEEGEAKERQVARTAVRSLSYSEVVAVQRLLDELKGEEGLLVASRIADEAGITRSVVVNALRKLASANVIESRSLGMKGTYLRVLNKELRGELSRQHYPQAAPVGLRRRP, from the coding sequence ATGCTTCTGGAACGCCTTCAACTCCTGACGGCAATCTTCCGCTCCGGGGGCATGGATGCGAGCATGCCCGCCGTCGTTGAGGCCCTGCGTGACGTCCTGGGGGACGCCGCGGTCTATCTGGCCAGCCGCCGGGGGCGCGTTCTTGCCCGTGCGTTACCGCCGGGCACGGCAGTCCAGGCTTTCGACGCGCAGTGGCCGGAGGCGGGGCAGCTTCCCGACCACGTGGCAGCGGGAGTGCTGAAGGTAAACGCCCTGTGCACCGGCCCCGAGGCGCGCCTCGTCACCGGCACCGACCACTCTGCGATCCTGCCCGTGACGGGGGCGGGACGGCGCGTCGGCACGCTCCTCCTTATCCGCGAGGCTGTGCCGTTCTCCGGGGACGAACTGGCGCTGGCCGAGGTCGCCGCGATGGGCGCGGGCCTTGTCATCTCCGCCGCGCTGAGCGAGGAAGAGGAGGGCGAGGCAAAGGAACGCCAGGTGGCCCGCACCGCCGTCCGCAGCCTCTCCTACTCCGAGGTGGTGGCGGTCCAGCGGCTGCTCGACGAACTGAAGGGCGAAGAGGGGCTGCTCGTGGCCAGCCGGATCGCCGACGAAGCCGGCATCACCCGTTCGGTGGTGGTCAACGCCCTGCGCAAGCTCGCGTCGGCCAACGTCATCGAGTCCCGATCGCTCGGCATGAAGGGCACCTACCTGCGCGTCCTCAACAAGGAGCTGCGCGGCGAACTCAGCCGCCAGCACTATCCTCAGGCCGCGCCGGTGGGCCTGCGCCGCCGGCCCTGA